The following proteins are co-located in the Chryseobacterium daecheongense genome:
- a CDS encoding substrate-binding domain-containing protein has product MKNNFKVIILFVLSIVAVSCKKEDKSPSYYKGDLTILTDESFKSVTEALADGYMINYPEAHLKVVTRKEDLGFLDLLKGKARVAVMSRDLSPEELKAFKEQVGSKFLPARFAADAVVFIVPKNSTRTSISMDEIQNGLLSDKKEFVFDGTNSSNLNYVAQKLKKQPKDLQFSVIPGSENIIEQLNKYPDKIGVIGLNTFSRPYDKTSEKLRDMVKILPVENKGKLYTPDSAGLREMKYPFTRVLYFLTNEGNFNIANGFIRYSCTQLGQMIVQKEGLQPYNIYKREVQMR; this is encoded by the coding sequence ATGAAGAATAATTTTAAAGTAATCATACTTTTTGTCTTAAGTATAGTTGCAGTAAGCTGTAAAAAAGAAGACAAATCCCCATCCTATTATAAGGGAGATCTTACAATCCTTACTGATGAATCCTTTAAAAGTGTTACGGAAGCCTTAGCCGACGGATACATGATTAATTATCCTGAAGCGCACCTAAAGGTAGTTACAAGGAAGGAAGACCTGGGCTTTTTAGACCTTCTGAAAGGAAAGGCCAGAGTAGCGGTAATGTCCAGAGATTTAAGTCCTGAAGAGCTTAAAGCTTTTAAAGAGCAGGTGGGTTCTAAATTTTTGCCTGCCAGATTTGCTGCTGACGCAGTTGTTTTTATTGTTCCAAAAAATTCTACCAGGACCAGTATTTCAATGGATGAAATTCAAAACGGTCTTCTTTCTGATAAAAAGGAATTTGTTTTTGACGGGACTAATTCTAGTAACTTAAACTATGTGGCTCAGAAGCTTAAGAAGCAGCCTAAAGATCTCCAATTTTCTGTGATTCCAGGTAGTGAAAATATCATTGAACAGCTCAATAAATATCCCGATAAAATTGGTGTCATAGGTCTTAATACCTTTAGCCGCCCTTATGATAAAACTTCTGAAAAATTAAGGGATATGGTTAAAATATTGCCGGTTGAAAACAAAGGAAAATTATATACTCCGGATTCTGCAGGACTACGTGAAATGAAATATCCTTTTACTAGAGTTTTGTATTTTTTAACAAATGAAGGAAACTTTAACATTGCCAATGGTTTCATCAGATATTCATGTACCCAATTAGGGCAAATGATTGTGCAGAAGGAAGGTTTGCAACCCTACAATATTTACAAAAGAGAGGTGCAAATGCGTTAA
- a CDS encoding DUF308 domain-containing protein translates to MFNWLSLVTGLFYIVLGIVVIFYKFFFIILEPTVAYPLGGVMILYGIFRIYRAVSRIKNSGNEE, encoded by the coding sequence ATGTTCAATTGGTTATCCCTGGTTACGGGATTGTTTTATATCGTTTTAGGAATTGTAGTTATTTTTTACAAATTCTTCTTTATTATTTTAGAGCCTACTGTAGCGTACCCTCTTGGAGGTGTTATGATTCTGTATGGAATCTTTAGAATTTACAGAGCGGTTTCAAGAATAAAAAATTCAGGAAATGAAGAATAA
- a CDS encoding energy transducer TonB, with translation MADENVYSQNLTLDEIVFENRNKEYGAYDLRHQYPKLLTRSFLIGTALFLILALSPFIYLTIKRLTAPEKKEVKADLVEILQEDKIIEQPKEEEPPPPPPPPKEEKIEVIQNVVPEPVKAPKIETPPPPISKQLETTTGLQNQEGVKAPAYTPPPPPPSTGTKTSTAEVKPQVSDTQVYTEVEQTAEFPGGINAFRNKVSSNFDGSAMNGDEGTVKAEVTFVVERDGSITDVKASGKSSDFNAEAVRTIKSIKTKWAPAKINGQSVRYRFRLPLTMNFEG, from the coding sequence ATGGCAGATGAAAATGTATACAGTCAGAATCTTACTTTAGACGAGATTGTATTTGAAAATAGAAACAAAGAATATGGTGCCTATGATCTGAGACATCAGTATCCAAAACTTCTGACAAGATCTTTTCTTATCGGAACGGCACTATTCCTGATTTTGGCTTTGTCTCCTTTTATTTATCTTACGATTAAAAGACTTACTGCACCAGAGAAGAAAGAAGTAAAAGCTGATTTGGTGGAAATTCTTCAGGAAGATAAAATTATTGAGCAGCCAAAAGAAGAAGAACCACCTCCACCACCTCCACCTCCAAAAGAAGAGAAAATCGAGGTAATTCAGAACGTGGTTCCAGAGCCTGTAAAAGCTCCGAAAATTGAAACTCCACCACCACCGATTTCTAAGCAATTAGAAACAACAACTGGTTTGCAAAATCAGGAGGGGGTTAAAGCTCCGGCTTACACACCTCCACCACCTCCACCATCAACGGGGACTAAAACTTCAACTGCTGAAGTTAAGCCTCAGGTAAGTGACACTCAGGTGTATACAGAGGTAGAGCAAACTGCAGAATTCCCAGGAGGTATTAATGCCTTTAGAAATAAAGTGTCTAGTAACTTTGACGGATCTGCAATGAATGGTGATGAAGGAACTGTAAAAGCTGAAGTAACTTTCGTTGTTGAAAGAGACGGTAGTATTACAGACGTTAAAGCGAGTGGAAAAAGCTCAGACTTTAATGCTGAAGCAGTAAGAACTATTAAGTCTATTAAGACTAAATGGGCTCCTGCTAAGATTAATGGACAATCTGTACGTTACCGTTTCAGATTACCATTAACAATGAATTTTGAAGGATAA
- a CDS encoding biopolymer transporter ExbD, with amino-acid sequence MAEVQVQEKGAKGGKVRSKKQSTRVDMTPMVDLGFLLITFFMFTTTFSKPNVMDLGLPAKPKEKDKKPPPTEIKLSNSISLLLGKDNKIFWHQQDNTSLTDQNLNETTFDREGVRKVIEQAKANAADKSKFTVIIKPTDDAVYKNFVDILDEMAITKSEQYGVTDLKPWEVAIYNKKVGNNGAAAAPATK; translated from the coding sequence ATGGCAGAAGTACAAGTACAGGAAAAGGGCGCCAAGGGCGGCAAGGTACGTTCCAAGAAGCAGAGTACCAGAGTTGACATGACTCCGATGGTGGACTTGGGTTTTCTATTGATCACCTTCTTTATGTTCACAACCACGTTTAGTAAACCTAACGTAATGGATTTGGGTCTTCCGGCAAAACCGAAAGAAAAAGATAAAAAACCACCTCCAACTGAAATTAAACTTTCTAACTCAATTTCATTGTTATTGGGTAAAGACAATAAAATTTTCTGGCATCAGCAAGATAATACATCTTTAACTGATCAGAATCTGAATGAAACTACTTTCGATAGAGAAGGTGTTAGAAAGGTAATTGAGCAAGCAAAAGCAAATGCGGCTGATAAAAGTAAATTTACTGTAATTATTAAGCCGACAGATGACGCTGTATATAAAAACTTTGTTGATATTCTTGACGAAATGGCAATTACCAAAAGTGAACAATACGGGGTTACCGATTTGAAACCTTGGGAGGTAGCTATTTATAACAAGAAAGTTGGGAATAATGGGGCTGCGGCTGCACCAGCTACAAAGTAA
- a CDS encoding biopolymer transporter ExbD, translating to MARVKPKRHGVVTDMTAMCDVAFLLLTFFILTTQFKKPDVEQIKPPSSISEKLLPDASLMTINATPDGKFYFQPVENASERLQLLDKMGQKYGITFDNNEKAAFQKVQAIGVPMNQLKSYLDLPDDEQKNFKSPTGIPMDSTNKQLVDWVQQSLSVNPEYKLAIKGDVTTQYPKVKSLFEGLRDIDFLKFWLITSQEGKPNE from the coding sequence ATGGCGAGAGTCAAACCAAAAAGACATGGAGTAGTGACGGATATGACCGCGATGTGTGACGTTGCGTTCCTACTACTTACATTCTTTATATTGACCACTCAGTTTAAAAAACCTGACGTGGAGCAGATTAAACCGCCATCTTCAATATCAGAGAAGTTACTTCCTGATGCTAGTTTAATGACTATCAACGCTACTCCGGACGGGAAATTCTATTTCCAACCGGTAGAGAATGCATCAGAGAGATTACAGCTTTTAGATAAAATGGGTCAAAAATATGGTATTACTTTTGACAACAACGAAAAAGCTGCATTTCAAAAAGTACAAGCGATTGGGGTTCCAATGAACCAACTTAAAAGCTATCTTGATTTGCCAGATGACGAGCAGAAGAATTTTAAGAGTCCTACAGGGATTCCTATGGATAGTACAAATAAGCAGTTAGTAGACTGGGTACAACAAAGTTTGAGCGTAAATCCTGAATACAAATTAGCGATTAAAGGAGACGTTACTACTCAATACCCTAAAGTGAAAAGCTTATTTGAAGGTTTAAGAGATATTGATTTTCTTAAATTTTGGTTGATTACATCACAAGAAGGTAAACCTAACGAATAA
- a CDS encoding MotA/TolQ/ExbB proton channel family protein — translation MEMNVSKNDEQVIARKAGGLNPAIIIPILFVIGVCIYLFVLGSPGNFKDADKLGSGSVAFSSVEGKDIHPESFLGIIYKGGVIVPILITFMITVIVFSFERYFVLGKAAGKGNLDSFVVQVRSLLNQNKIDEALEECDRQQGSVGNVVKEGLTTYKALSHDTTLNKEQKMVALNKAIEEATTLEMPMLEKNMMILSTLGTVATLVALLGTVIGMIKAFFALGSGGGTPDAAALSTGISEALINTALGIGTSAIAIILYNFFTSKIDGLTYKIDEIAMSIQQSFAEFN, via the coding sequence ATGGAAATGAATGTTTCAAAAAATGATGAGCAAGTAATTGCTAGAAAGGCAGGAGGTTTAAACCCGGCTATTATTATTCCTATTTTATTCGTTATAGGAGTTTGTATTTATTTATTCGTGCTAGGGAGTCCTGGTAACTTCAAAGATGCAGATAAACTAGGTAGTGGATCTGTAGCTTTTTCAAGTGTTGAAGGAAAAGACATTCACCCAGAGTCGTTTTTAGGTATTATCTACAAAGGAGGGGTTATCGTACCAATCTTGATTACTTTCATGATCACTGTAATCGTTTTCTCTTTTGAAAGATATTTCGTACTTGGTAAAGCAGCTGGAAAAGGAAACTTGGATAGCTTCGTTGTTCAGGTAAGAAGCTTATTAAACCAAAACAAAATTGATGAGGCTTTAGAAGAGTGCGACAGACAACAAGGTTCTGTAGGTAATGTAGTAAAAGAAGGTCTTACGACTTACAAAGCTTTATCTCATGATACGACTTTAAACAAAGAGCAAAAAATGGTGGCTCTTAACAAAGCTATCGAAGAGGCTACAACTCTTGAAATGCCAATGTTGGAAAAGAACATGATGATTCTTTCTACTTTAGGTACAGTTGCAACATTAGTAGCACTTTTAGGAACCGTAATCGGGATGATCAAAGCATTCTTCGCATTAGGTTCAGGTGGTGGTACTCCAGATGCTGCTGCACTTTCTACAGGTATCTCTGAAGCATTGATCAACACGGCTTTAGGTATTGGTACTTCAGCTATCGCTATTATCCTTTATAACTTCTTTACATCTAAAATTGATGGATTAACTTATAAGATCGATGAGATCGCAATGAGTATCCAACAATCTTTCGCGGAATTCAACTAA
- the leuS gene encoding leucine--tRNA ligase has translation MFYDHQQIEKKWQKYWEEKQTYKTSDTTDKPKFYVLDMFPYPSGAGLHVGHPLGYIASDIYARYKRHQGFNVLHPVGYDSFGLPAEQYAIQTGQHPAITTEQNINRYEEQLRKIGFSFDWSREVRTSNASYYKWTQWIFIQLFHSWYNKDTDKAEPIETLIQHFEEKGTQGLNANQNDELDFTAEEWKNASDIDKEDILLNYRLAYRAETTVNWCPALGTVLANDEVKDGKSERGGFPVFQKKMMQWSMRISAYSERLLEGLNTIDWPQPLKDSQEYWIGKSQGAQVKFNVENHDEKIEVFTTRPDTIFGATFMVLAPENPLVDTITTAAQKAEVDAYIEETSKKTERDRMSDVKNVSGAFTGSYAINPFSNEKMPIYISDYVLMGYGTGAVMAVPAHDERDHRFAKKFNLEIKKVVETDEDVQEKSFDSKTSVCVNSDFLNGLSYDEAKAKMIAEVEKRNIGHGTTNYRQRDAIFSRQRYWGEPVPIYYKDGMPYTLPMSSLPLELPEVEKYLPTEDGDPPLGNAKFFAWDETNQKVVATELINEVNVFPLELSTMPGWAGSSWYFLRYMDPHNEEVFAKKDITDYWGQVDLYIGGSEHATGHLLYSRFWNMFLKDRGYISQDEPFQKLINQGMILGMSAFVYRVEGTNQYVSKSLATQYKTQKIHVDVSLLKGTSDELDTEAFKQWRPDYADAEFILEDGKYITDREVEKMSKSKYNVVNPDDICAEYGADGLRLYEMFLGPLEQSKPWNTQGLSGVYGFLKKFWNLYFNGDVFEVSDEEPTKAEYKVLHTLIKKVVYDIENFSFNTSVSSFMIAVNELQKIKCNKRNILEPLAVIISPYAPHICEELWSLLGHTDSIEFEKFPELIESYLVEDEIEYPVSVNGKMRFKLSLSAQLSPAQVEDLVINDPKMQQILEGKTPKKIIVVPHRIVNIVI, from the coding sequence GTGTTTTACGATCATCAGCAGATAGAAAAAAAGTGGCAGAAATACTGGGAAGAAAAGCAGACATACAAAACTTCCGATACAACAGATAAACCCAAATTTTATGTTCTCGATATGTTTCCTTATCCATCAGGAGCAGGATTACACGTAGGACATCCTCTTGGATATATTGCATCTGATATTTATGCAAGGTATAAAAGACATCAGGGATTTAATGTGCTTCACCCGGTTGGTTATGACAGCTTTGGACTTCCTGCTGAACAGTATGCTATTCAAACAGGACAGCATCCTGCTATTACTACTGAACAAAACATTAACAGGTATGAAGAACAATTAAGAAAAATTGGTTTTTCATTTGACTGGAGCAGGGAAGTGAGAACTTCAAATGCTTCCTATTATAAGTGGACACAATGGATCTTTATCCAGTTGTTCCATTCGTGGTACAATAAAGATACCGATAAAGCAGAGCCTATAGAAACGCTGATTCAGCATTTTGAAGAAAAAGGGACACAAGGTTTAAATGCAAATCAAAATGACGAACTTGATTTCACGGCAGAAGAGTGGAAGAATGCTTCAGATATTGATAAGGAAGATATCTTATTAAATTATCGTCTGGCTTACAGAGCTGAAACGACGGTTAACTGGTGTCCTGCTCTTGGAACAGTATTAGCCAATGATGAAGTAAAAGATGGGAAGTCTGAAAGAGGAGGTTTTCCAGTATTTCAGAAAAAGATGATGCAATGGAGTATGAGGATTTCCGCATACTCTGAGAGATTACTTGAGGGATTAAATACAATAGACTGGCCACAACCTTTAAAAGATTCGCAGGAATACTGGATTGGAAAATCACAGGGAGCGCAGGTTAAATTCAATGTTGAGAATCACGACGAAAAGATCGAGGTTTTCACCACAAGACCTGATACTATTTTCGGAGCGACTTTTATGGTACTTGCGCCGGAAAACCCATTAGTTGATACCATTACTACGGCTGCTCAGAAGGCTGAAGTTGATGCTTACATAGAAGAGACTTCTAAGAAAACAGAGAGGGATAGAATGTCTGATGTAAAAAACGTGAGTGGTGCATTTACCGGAAGTTATGCAATCAATCCTTTCAGCAATGAGAAGATGCCGATTTATATCTCAGATTATGTATTGATGGGATATGGAACAGGAGCTGTTATGGCAGTACCTGCTCACGATGAACGTGATCACAGATTTGCAAAGAAGTTTAATCTTGAAATTAAAAAGGTTGTTGAGACCGATGAAGATGTTCAGGAAAAATCTTTTGACTCTAAGACCAGCGTTTGTGTTAATTCAGATTTCCTGAATGGATTATCTTACGATGAGGCTAAAGCAAAAATGATTGCCGAAGTTGAGAAGCGTAATATCGGTCATGGAACTACAAATTACAGACAGCGTGATGCTATTTTCTCAAGACAGCGTTATTGGGGTGAACCGGTTCCTATATATTATAAGGATGGAATGCCATATACTTTACCAATGTCTTCTTTGCCTTTGGAGCTTCCCGAAGTTGAAAAATATTTACCAACAGAAGACGGGGATCCTCCATTAGGAAACGCTAAGTTTTTTGCGTGGGATGAGACAAATCAAAAAGTTGTAGCTACAGAATTAATCAATGAGGTTAATGTATTTCCATTAGAGTTGTCCACCATGCCTGGTTGGGCTGGAAGCTCATGGTACTTCTTAAGATATATGGATCCTCATAATGAAGAAGTTTTTGCTAAAAAAGATATCACTGATTATTGGGGACAGGTAGACCTATATATAGGAGGAAGTGAACATGCAACAGGTCACTTGCTGTATTCCCGTTTTTGGAATATGTTCCTAAAGGACAGAGGATACATCAGTCAGGATGAGCCTTTCCAAAAGTTGATCAATCAAGGGATGATTTTGGGAATGAGTGCATTTGTGTACAGGGTAGAAGGAACAAATCAGTATGTTTCCAAATCATTGGCAACTCAATATAAAACACAGAAGATTCATGTGGATGTATCCTTATTAAAAGGAACATCTGATGAATTGGATACTGAAGCATTCAAACAATGGAGACCCGACTATGCTGATGCTGAATTTATTTTGGAAGACGGAAAGTATATTACAGATCGCGAGGTAGAGAAGATGTCCAAGTCTAAATATAATGTCGTAAATCCGGATGATATCTGTGCAGAATATGGAGCGGACGGATTAAGATTATATGAAATGTTCTTAGGACCATTGGAACAATCGAAACCATGGAATACCCAGGGACTAAGTGGAGTGTACGGATTCCTTAAAAAATTCTGGAACCTTTATTTTAACGGAGATGTATTTGAAGTTTCTGATGAAGAACCGACAAAAGCAGAATATAAAGTTCTGCATACTTTAATAAAGAAGGTGGTTTACGATATCGAAAACTTCTCTTTCAATACCTCTGTATCTTCATTTATGATCGCTGTAAATGAATTACAAAAAATAAAATGCAACAAACGCAATATTCTTGAGCCGTTAGCCGTTATCATTTCTCCTTATGCACCACATATTTGTGAAGAGCTTTGGAGTTTGTTAGGACATACCGATTCTATTGAATTTGAAAAATTCCCTGAATTAATAGAATCATATTTAGTAGAAGATGAAATTGAATATCCGGTGAGTGTAAATGGTAAAATGAGGTTCAAATTATCCCTATCTGCTCAATTATCACCCGCGCAAGTAGAAGATTTGGTGATTAATGACCCCAAAATGCAACAGATTTTGGAAGGAAAAACCCCGAAAAAAATCATTGTAGTCCCTCACAGAATTGTGAATATTGTAATTTAA
- a CDS encoding lipocalin family protein has protein sequence MKKLALLFAGLSLLVATGCKDDDTQQVFPINGLWQPVKEVITTIPANGSGVSDEITFTTCQKESRWLFNEGNTGKRTDKDEIGTPAICSTVSDRNFTYTYSTSDKRIEIKYQGTVVPDKGKVTTLTDTTLNLTIEDTTDPNLYKSTTYTLKRIPQ, from the coding sequence ATGAAGAAATTAGCATTACTATTTGCAGGTTTATCATTATTAGTAGCAACCGGATGTAAGGACGACGATACTCAACAGGTATTTCCAATTAACGGACTTTGGCAACCTGTTAAAGAAGTGATTACCACTATTCCGGCAAACGGATCCGGGGTTTCAGATGAAATTACTTTTACCACTTGCCAGAAAGAATCAAGATGGTTGTTCAATGAAGGAAATACCGGAAAAAGAACCGATAAGGATGAAATAGGAACCCCTGCAATATGTAGTACTGTTTCAGACCGAAATTTTACCTATACCTATAGTACAAGTGATAAGAGGATTGAAATCAAGTATCAGGGTACAGTAGTTCCGGACAAAGGAAAAGTAACTACACTCACTGATACGACGCTGAATCTTACCATTGAAGATACTACAGATCCTAATCTATACAAGTCTACCACATATACACTAAAGAGAATTCCTCAGTAA
- a CDS encoding glycosyltransferase: MPEVSIITPCYNSSRFLEETIHSVMSQTFTDWEWLITDDKSFDNSVDIIRKVNDPRIKLSVAEKNGGAGHARNLSLEKATGRFITFLDADDYWEPDFLEEMISFMKRENAEIAYSNYARCNEQLIPQIEDFKADKEVTFDNLLKTCRLSLLSSMYDSQRVGKEYFPEGSKREDHVMWLNLLKKIPVGKPLPKTMAKYRMHSTSVSRKKQHIVKDQYLVYKDFMKFSTLKSLYYTANWALNGFMKYSKIFN; the protein is encoded by the coding sequence ATGCCCGAGGTTTCCATAATCACTCCATGCTATAATTCTTCCAGATTTCTGGAAGAGACCATTCATTCTGTAATGAGCCAAACTTTTACAGACTGGGAGTGGCTAATCACTGATGACAAGTCTTTCGATAATTCTGTGGATATAATCCGTAAGGTAAATGATCCAAGAATAAAGTTATCTGTTGCGGAAAAAAATGGAGGTGCAGGACATGCTCGAAATTTATCTCTTGAAAAAGCAACCGGAAGATTTATTACTTTTCTGGATGCCGATGACTACTGGGAGCCTGATTTTTTAGAAGAGATGATCAGCTTCATGAAGCGCGAAAATGCTGAAATTGCCTATTCCAATTATGCGAGATGCAATGAACAGCTTATTCCTCAGATTGAAGATTTCAAAGCAGACAAGGAAGTAACTTTTGACAATTTACTGAAAACATGTCGATTATCCCTCCTATCATCGATGTATGATTCCCAGAGGGTAGGCAAAGAATACTTTCCGGAAGGCAGCAAACGGGAAGATCATGTTATGTGGCTCAATTTACTAAAGAAAATTCCTGTGGGAAAACCCCTTCCAAAAACTATGGCAAAATACAGGATGCATTCAACGAGTGTTTCCAGAAAAAAACAGCATATCGTAAAAGATCAGTACCTTGTGTACAAAGATTTCATGAAGTTTTCTACGTTAAAGTCTCTATATTATACTGCCAACTGGGCGTTGAACGGGTTTATGAAATATTCTAAAATTTTTAATTAA
- a CDS encoding deoxyuridine 5'-triphosphate nucleotidohydrolase has translation MEYSKEFKAALSNFSSIEKDRLIFRLLKKDKLLSKKLYFELIDTETTDQKRSQMEDIIEEKVLFASKYITNPKYFLVLIRKISAEITEHIKVTTDKFGEVSLHLFLINRILDQNSQLNHQRFDAVYKLYIYIINKAIKVLLTIQKLDEDYWIEFDEQLSELEDKIQNNRYLQKLCINNSFDIRWLKSDRIPENLDLIIKEIKSQGFLK, from the coding sequence ATGGAGTATTCAAAAGAATTCAAAGCAGCACTGAGTAATTTCTCTTCTATAGAAAAAGACCGTTTGATCTTCAGACTTCTTAAAAAAGACAAGCTCCTTTCTAAAAAACTATATTTTGAGTTAATTGATACAGAAACAACGGATCAGAAAAGATCCCAGATGGAAGATATCATTGAAGAAAAAGTTCTTTTCGCATCTAAATATATTACTAATCCAAAATATTTCCTGGTTCTTATTAGAAAAATAAGCGCTGAAATAACTGAACACATAAAAGTTACTACCGATAAATTCGGTGAAGTATCACTTCACCTGTTTCTCATCAACAGAATTTTAGACCAAAATTCTCAGCTCAACCATCAAAGGTTCGATGCTGTATATAAGCTTTACATTTATATAATCAATAAAGCAATAAAGGTGCTTCTTACTATACAAAAGCTTGATGAAGATTACTGGATTGAGTTCGATGAGCAATTGAGTGAACTGGAAGATAAAATTCAAAATAACCGCTACCTACAGAAACTTTGTATCAATAATAGTTTTGATATTAGATGGCTTAAATCTGACCGTATTCCTGAAAATCTGGATTTAATCATTAAAGAGATCAAAAGCCAGGGATTCTTAAAATAA
- a CDS encoding 3-deoxy-D-manno-octulosonic acid transferase, translating to MSFIYNILINILIFGMKVFSLFNEKTKKGIEGRKHSLLLVKSSFSKTDKVIWMHAASLGEYEQGLPVLERLKEIFPQHKILITFFSPSGYENVIRKKHIADVVCYLPFDTKKSVSEFVAQFSPELFFTVKYDYWYNLLAELKKRNARIYVISALFYERQSFFTSYGKWFVKQLQSNVDWFFHQTEFSYALAKSIGLVKSSITGDTRFDRVKQLRSRDHHVKFIKDFTGDQKTIVFGSSWHAEEKIAELVSVMNQDVKIIIAPHDLKRVQNLKQMFPNALLYSEISDSGFSAFNPQLLIIDSIGLLSKLYSYADIAVVGGGFHDAGLHNILEAAAFGVPVVFGNHYRKNPEADELISADGGKSFETEYLAADFILFLTHNEEVIEDMSQSARKFVDDKPDSSELIIEKMTLF from the coding sequence ATGTCTTTTATTTATAACATACTAATTAATATCCTCATTTTCGGAATGAAAGTATTTTCGTTGTTCAATGAGAAAACTAAAAAAGGAATTGAGGGACGAAAACATTCTTTATTACTTGTAAAATCTTCATTTTCAAAAACGGATAAGGTAATCTGGATGCACGCAGCAAGTCTGGGGGAATATGAGCAGGGGCTTCCCGTTCTTGAAAGGCTGAAAGAGATTTTTCCACAACATAAAATTCTGATTACATTTTTTTCACCTTCAGGATATGAAAATGTTATCAGGAAAAAACATATCGCTGATGTTGTTTGCTATCTTCCTTTTGATACAAAAAAATCTGTAAGCGAGTTTGTTGCACAGTTCAGCCCTGAACTATTCTTTACGGTTAAATATGATTATTGGTATAATCTTTTAGCTGAACTAAAAAAAAGGAATGCCAGAATTTATGTGATTTCTGCACTGTTCTATGAAAGGCAATCATTTTTTACATCTTACGGGAAATGGTTTGTTAAACAGCTTCAGTCAAACGTTGATTGGTTTTTTCATCAGACTGAATTTTCCTACGCTCTGGCTAAAAGTATAGGATTGGTAAAATCTTCTATAACAGGAGATACAAGGTTTGACAGGGTTAAGCAACTTAGGAGCAGGGATCATCATGTAAAATTTATCAAAGACTTTACAGGAGATCAAAAAACCATTGTTTTCGGAAGTTCGTGGCATGCTGAAGAAAAAATTGCAGAGCTGGTTTCTGTAATGAATCAGGATGTGAAAATTATTATTGCTCCTCATGATTTAAAAAGAGTCCAGAACTTAAAGCAGATGTTTCCCAATGCCTTATTGTACAGTGAGATTTCTGATTCCGGATTTTCGGCTTTCAATCCTCAGCTGTTGATTATTGATAGCATCGGGCTGCTATCAAAATTATATTCTTATGCTGATATTGCCGTAGTGGGAGGTGGGTTTCATGATGCAGGTCTTCATAATATTCTTGAAGCGGCGGCTTTTGGTGTTCCTGTTGTTTTCGGAAACCACTACAGAAAAAACCCTGAAGCAGATGAACTGATTTCAGCAGATGGAGGCAAATCTTTTGAAACCGAATATTTGGCTGCGGATTTTATTCTTTTTTTAACCCATAATGAAGAGGTAATTGAAGATATGTCTCAAAGTGCCAGAAAATTTGTAGATGATAAACCCGATTCTTCGGAGCTTATTATTGAAAAGATGACATTATTTTAA
- a CDS encoding cupin domain-containing protein — MIKSKNNSDHYIWGEHCDSWVLKDTQELSVKQEKMPSGTSEKLHFHNRASQFFYILKGEASFEIDQEKFFIKAGESISIEPKAQHYIFNDTEEELEFLVISCPSTNNDRVEIEK, encoded by the coding sequence ATGATAAAATCCAAAAATAATTCTGATCACTATATATGGGGAGAGCATTGTGATAGCTGGGTACTGAAGGATACCCAGGAGCTTTCTGTAAAGCAGGAAAAAATGCCTTCGGGAACCTCTGAAAAACTTCATTTTCATAATAGAGCTAGCCAATTCTTTTATATTCTTAAGGGAGAGGCTTCATTTGAAATTGATCAGGAAAAGTTTTTTATAAAAGCGGGTGAAAGTATTTCTATTGAGCCGAAAGCGCAACATTATATTTTTAATGATACAGAAGAAGAACTTGAGTTTTTAGTGATCTCTTGTCCTTCAACAAATAATGACCGGGTTGAAATTGAAAAATAG